The following DNA comes from Streptomyces sp. NBC_00690.
TTCTCGCCGGACTGCTCGCCCTGATCATCGTCCAGGAATCGGCCGCCAGCACCCCGGTGCGGGCGAGCGCCCAGAACCTCGCCACCACCAGCGCGTCCCCCGAGTCGACACCTGCGGCACCGACCGCCGAAGCGCAGAGTTCCGGGCCCCCCGAGCCCTCGCCTTCGCTGCTGGAGATCTCCTCACCGTCGCCGACGCCCTCATCGTCGCTGAGCACCGGGCCCGAGGCTTCCGCGTCCGAAACGGCTGCGCCCGTGCCCTCGACGCCACAGTTCTCGTCCGCGCCGGTGGTTTCCCCCTCGGTGAGCCCGCCGCCGAGCACTCGTCCGAGTCCCTCGGCATCGGCCACGCCCCCGGTTCGGGTCCGCTCGGTGGCGGTCAATTCCTTCCAACAGCGGCGCCGAGGGCCTGTCGCGGACGCGGCCATCAGCGTGCTGACCGATGGGACGGGCACCGTCACCGTCGTCGTCACCTGGTACACCGGCGATGTCCCGGGCGAACTCGGGATGGCCGAGGGGTCGGAGAGCTTCACTTTGCAGGGCGCCCAGGAGTACGCCCTCACCCCCAGTCACGCTTTTCAGGGGACGGGCTGCTACCTGGGCGTTCGTGCCACGACACAGCCGAATGCGACCAGCGGGGAATCCACCCGCCAGATCACACGGGGGTGCGCCCTCCAATGAACGAGCCACCGCCTCCGTACCGTGGAGGGCACCAGGGTGATGGTTCTCCCGGGCCCCAACCAGGGCCCGGCGGGGACGACTACAGTGCGACCGCTCTGGGGAGCCACTGGTTCGAAGGGCCGCGCGCCGCGCACGGGATCGACCGTCCCACTCTGGTGCAGCCGCTCCCCTGGGGTGCCGTACAGCCCGACCGGGTGGAGGGCGAGGTGTTGCGGTTCGGACCGGGGGTGACGGCCTCGCCCCCGGGCGTCCCCGCCCCCTCCATCGCCACAGCCGTGTGGCACGGCGCCCATTCGGCCGACCGCCAGGGCACCGCCGCACCGCACGGGCGCAGGCACGCCCGTGCGCGAGGGCTGCGCCGGTACGCCCTGGCGGCGACCGTACTGGCTCTTGTCCTGTCGTTCCTCGCCTGGCAGCGCTACGGCAGCTCCCTGGCGGTGGAGGGCGTCTCGGTGGACCCCCGCTCCACCGCCATCGGCTGTGACAGCACCGCCGACCTCGTCGCCGAGGTGCGCACCGACGGACACCCCGGAACGCTTCACTACCGCTGGGTGCGCAGCGATGGAACGCGTTCGGGGCAATTGCGGGAGACCTTGGCCCGTGGGCAGAAGACCGCTCGATTGCACCTGCTCTGGACGTTCCACGGCACGGGTGCGTACCGCGCAAGCGCCGAACTCCAGATCCTCTCCCCCTCGACCGAGCGTGCGATCGGCCGATTCAGCTATGCGTGCAACGGCTGATCGGCAATCTGCAAGGTCCCTCGCGCCTTCCTCAACGGTGCGCCGTGCGCTCGTGGTTACCTCGGACTCCGGGCAGATGGATCACGATGAGGACCACCGCGGCCATCATCACATTGCGGCCCGCCGGCTCCAGTCCGTTCCACTGCGGCGACTGCCACATCTGGAACCACTCGCCCCCGATGGCGATGAATCCCAGCCCGAAGAGGAGCAGGGTCATCGTCAGGCCGAAGGTGGTGGTCTTCCTGGCCCGCCGGAAGTCGCCCCTGCGCAGGCTCTTCGTCCACAGCCAGGTCGCCGCGGCGAGGACCAGGGCTGCCAGCGTCTCCCAGACAATAATCGCAACATAGGCGATATCGCTGATGGTTCGGGATTCGATGGCGCGCCACATGACGTCTTCGTCCTTGAATGTGGTGTCCATCGCCAGGACATGGCGGACGAATTGTCTGT
Coding sequences within:
- a CDS encoding DUF2165 domain-containing protein → MAAVERRGGVKYGRILSLGTLPGAATALTATIAVYMTLVAWGNISDFDTNRQFVRHVLAMDTTFKDEDVMWRAIESRTISDIAYVAIIVWETLAALVLAAATWLWTKSLRRGDFRRARKTTTFGLTMTLLLFGLGFIAIGGEWFQMWQSPQWNGLEPAGRNVMMAAVVLIVIHLPGVRGNHERTAHR